The Sulfurospirillum diekertiae genomic sequence CGCTCGCTTGAATCTCGCTTGAGGTAGAGCCGATGATGACAATATCGGGATTCCATGCGATGATTTGCTCGGCTGAGACAGTTTTACTGGGGCCTTGAAGTTCACTGGCGACGTTAATACCTCCGGCGAGTCGAATCCAAGAGTCCATCATTGAACCTGAGCCATCCACCACAAACGAGGTACTAATATTGCTCATATGCAACACTTTAGGTCGTTGCTGAGCGGGAACATCTTTGAGCCTCTCATCAATCTTTTGTGTGACTTGATCTAAATAAAGTGCGTATGCCTCCGCTTTTGTTCGTGCGGCTTTGCCCAAAATTTTGCCCGTCATCAAAACACACTCTTTTAAAGAAGGAAAATCCACAAGTGAAAGCTCGATAATTGGCACACCAAGGTTTCGAAAGACCCCGATATTTTTATTGCCCACAAAGGTAAAAACAACATCTGGTTTGGCTTTCAACAACTCTTCGATGGAGCTCATCGCAACGGTATTGTTACTAAAAACAACGGCTGCTTGACGCATGTGTGGGTTGATCTTGTAAAGCCATGGGCACATCTGCTCTGTGACGATGGTTGCTACGATTTTATCGCCAGCTCCTAGCATCGTGACAATCGCATTATGCGCAGGCCACGCATCGGCGATACGGTTAATGGAATCGGGAATATCCGTATGTGTTGTATTGGCCTTATCGGTGAATGTTTGTTGCGCAAAAAGAGACGCACAGCCTAGAATTAAAATCAGCAGTGGATAAAAAAATCGTTTCATGATGTATCTCCAAAGATAAAAAGGCTTGGCTTTTAACGTTTACATGTAAAGGCTTTAGCTTAAAACTCATTGCCTTCGATACGGCTAACTCGAATCTCTATAAAATCATCACTCTTCGATGCGACGTAAATTTCAATGGGACGACAGCAGACATAACAGTCTTCAATATAACTCTCCCCTACTTCGCTACTAGGTTCAATATAAATCGAAAAACTCTCCCAACAATAAGGGCAGGTGATGGTTTTGTCAAAGAGGGTATTATTCATAAAAACCTTTCAGAACGTAGAAGTTATCTCTTTACATGTAAAGACTAAAACGAAGTTTTTGGGTATTGCCAGACTCTTACAAGTCTAGCAATACCACGTCAACCATCTCACCTTTTTCAATTTTTTGAACATCTTTTTCGACACGAAGAAGAACGGGATTGTCTAAAAGATTGTTGAGAATGGCGCTACTGCCTTCTTTTTTACCGTGCAAGTCAACGATGAGCTGACCCTCAGTAAAGCGAAGATTACAAGCGGTAAATTCCACAAATTTGGAGCGCTTTTTATAGAGTTCGCCCATAAAGGCTTTAATCGTTGGTAAGGCAAAGGTTTGTGCACGCAGTTTGCGAAGCAAGGGAGCGATGAACAAAAAGGTACAGACTGATGCGCTGTACGGAAAGCCTGGGAGCGCGTAGATGTACTTGTGACCGGTTTTGACGACACGAATGTGACGACCTGGTTTCATGTACGACCCATCAATGATGTTTTCGATTTTCATATCGGTAAGAATGCTCTGCAAGTAGTCAAAATCCCCAACACTTCCACCACCTGTGGTAATGACGATGTCACTCCACATCAGGGCTTGACGAAGTTGTTGCTCAATGACATCACGATCATCTTTAATGAGCTTAAAACGCATGGTTTCGCAGCCGAGTTGGCGCAAGATGCTCTCAACCGTGACGTGGTTTGAACTGCGAATCTGTGCATAAGAAGTTTTAGGCTCGCCAAAGTCCAAGATTTCATTGCCCGTGGAAAGAATGGCAATGCGAGGCTTCATAAAGACCTCAACTTGAACCATACCCACTTCTGCCATCACACCAATCTCCGCAAAACCGATCTTCGTGCCTTTTTTGATGAGCACCTCACCCGCTTTATAGTTCTCTCCCACAGGACGAACCGCAAAGCCTTTGGAAACAGCGGAGGTAATGTGAATCTTACCCTCTTTTACGTCCACATTTTCGATGGGAATAAGTGTATCACTGCCTTCGCTCATCAACGTACCTGTAAAGGTTTTGACACATTCCCCTTTGTGTACGATACCATGCGTTTCAGTCCCCGCAGGTATGAAATCACTAATAATAAGAGAGCCTAGTTGTTGGTCGCTAAAACGGATGGCATACCCATCCATCGAAGAAGTGGCATGGGTTGGATTGTTTTCAGGAGCTACGATATCAACGGCAAGAAAACGACCCAGAGCATCGCCTATAAAAATATTTTCAATGCCAATTTCGGTTTGAATAGAATTTTCAAGCGCCTTAAGCGTCTCATCAAAAGGAGGAAATGAGTGACTCATGCATCCGCCTTTAAGAGACCTGCTCCACTGAGCACATGGGAACGCTCTTTGGCATACACACGCTTTCCATCCACCAAATCATACTTCCAAATCGGAGCATTGGCTTTAAAATCTTCGACAAAATCATTGATCATCTTAAGAGCTACCTTTCGTTTAGGGGAAACAACCGCTGCGATATAACTGGAAGTATGGTTAGGAACATCACCACGCGAGTGTGCCATAAGAAGGTAGGCATTTTGCACTTTAGCTTTTTCCTGCCACGCGTTAAACCAACTGTTTAAGATGGGTTCGTAAATATCAAAACTCAATCCCTCGATACCATCTTCATCACGAACAATACCAACAAAAGGAATGAACGCACCATAGTTTTTATCGCTAATTTTGGCGTACCAATCTGCCAAAATAGTGTTTACATGTAAAGATCCATTGTGAAGTTCTAACATAGATCAACCTCCGCAAACAGGAGGTAAAAGTGAGATTTTGTCGTCTTTGGAGAGGGGGATATTGAGGTCGCAAACGAGCGTATCGTTTAGCGCAACTGCACAGATGGCAAGCCAATCTTGAAGTTCTTTATCGTCTTTAAAAAAGGTTTTAAGTTCACTGAGATTTGAGATATCCACTTCAATACTGGGGCGACCAAGAGGTCCTAAAAATTCGACTTTTGCCACATCTTTTCCTTATTACATGTAAGAATTTCAAAGAAGAGTGGGGGACTCTTCTTTGAAGTCTTTTCAGACAGGTAATATTCGTATATTTTTACTTAATTTCTCTTGTAGGACAGCTTCGATCGCAAAAAGCGTGCCTGTAGAGCTACTTGCACAGCCACTACATGCGCCAAGATAACGGATATAAACATCACTGATGCCACCATCACCCTCTTTAATGTCGAGGATTTCAAGGTTACCACCATCCATAACGAGCATTGGACGAATGTTTTCATCAATAATGGATTCAATCGCTTGGAATTTTTTAACGATGGTTAGATCATCAAAGTCGACCGTATTGCTACCTTCGATTTTGGAGTTGGAGATAGCCAATAGATGGTCATGTTCCATCTCCGCTCTGGTGTCTCTTAAAATATCAACCAAATAATGCTCTCTTGCCTCATGGCCGCCTGGTTTGATACACGATTTACAAAACGCGCCTGCTTTGGTGTAGTTGGTAATCTCTTCAACGGTTTTAAGGTCATTGATTTTAATCACTTCTTTGATCGTTCCAAGGCTCACACGTGCACATTCACACACAATGATGTCATCTTCAAATGAAGCGGCATCTACGCCTTTATACGAAGCTGCTGCTGCTTTGATAACATCGTATGCCATAACGGAGCAGTGCATTTTTTGAGGTGGAACCGCAGGAACATCAGGTGTATCACGCATTGCATGTTCAACATCAATATTGGTAATTTTAACCGCTTCAGAAACCGTTTTACCGATACAAAGTTCTGCCATGGTGTCTGAGCTTGCGATCGCAGTACCACAGCCAAAGCTTTTAAATTTAGCTGCCTTGATAATTTCGGTTGCTTCATCAACGATCCAGTAAAGTCTTACGGCATCGCCACAACTCTCTGCACCAAAATCAGCAATGATGAGCTTACCACCCATATTTTTTGCATCTTCTTCGGTCAACTCACCCATATTTTGTGGATGGTTCATCAAATCTTGTACTTTTTGGCTGTATTCCTCCCAGATGGAGCCGCCAATCAAACTATTTTTTGCCATTTTTTTATCCTCTATCGTTATTGAATTATAATTTACTAACGTGCCATGATGGCGCGTATGCATATGTGCTTGAAATAGCACGAAGGCGTGTTACTGCATTGTTTAAAACTTCTATTGTATAGTCTATCTCTTCCTCCGTTGTAAAACGTGAAAGAGAGAGTCTTAATGCCGTATGAGCCAAATCAGCCTCTGCTCCAATAGCTTCCATAACAGGATTAGACTCTAAGGCTTCACTTGCACACGCACTTCCTGTACTAGCAGCAATGCCACTTTTATTTAAATCCCATAACATCGCTTCACCTTCAATACCTTTGACGCTAACTAAAATGGTATTAGGAACTCTTTGCTCTTTAGTACCAATCA encodes the following:
- a CDS encoding ABC transporter substrate-binding protein, whose translation is MKRFFYPLLILILGCASLFAQQTFTDKANTTHTDIPDSINRIADAWPAHNAIVTMLGAGDKIVATIVTEQMCPWLYKINPHMRQAAVVFSNNTVAMSSIEELLKAKPDVVFTFVGNKNIGVFRNLGVPIIELSLVDFPSLKECVLMTGKILGKAARTKAEAYALYLDQVTQKIDERLKDVPAQQRPKVLHMSNISTSFVVDGSGSMMDSWIRLAGGINVASELQGPSKTVSAEQIIAWNPDIVIIGSTSSEIQASDFLNNPMFKNISATQAKRVYINPKGMFFWDRYSAEAILQVQWAAQIFYPEKFKEFDIEQETIAFYTRFFDYPLSKEEAKMILKGIPPKE
- a CDS encoding CPXCG motif-containing cysteine-rich protein, giving the protein MNNTLFDKTITCPYCWESFSIYIEPSSEVGESYIEDCYVCCRPIEIYVASKSDDFIEIRVSRIEGNEF
- a CDS encoding molybdopterin molybdotransferase MoeA → MSHSFPPFDETLKALENSIQTEIGIENIFIGDALGRFLAVDIVAPENNPTHATSSMDGYAIRFSDQQLGSLIISDFIPAGTETHGIVHKGECVKTFTGTLMSEGSDTLIPIENVDVKEGKIHITSAVSKGFAVRPVGENYKAGEVLIKKGTKIGFAEIGVMAEVGMVQVEVFMKPRIAILSTGNEILDFGEPKTSYAQIRSSNHVTVESILRQLGCETMRFKLIKDDRDVIEQQLRQALMWSDIVITTGGGSVGDFDYLQSILTDMKIENIIDGSYMKPGRHIRVVKTGHKYIYALPGFPYSASVCTFLFIAPLLRKLRAQTFALPTIKAFMGELYKKRSKFVEFTACNLRFTEGQLIVDLHGKKEGSSAILNNLLDNPVLLRVEKDVQKIEKGEMVDVVLLDL
- a CDS encoding molybdopterin synthase catalytic subunit; translated protein: MLELHNGSLHVNTILADWYAKISDKNYGAFIPFVGIVRDEDGIEGLSFDIYEPILNSWFNAWQEKAKVQNAYLLMAHSRGDVPNHTSSYIAAVVSPKRKVALKMINDFVEDFKANAPIWKYDLVDGKRVYAKERSHVLSGAGLLKADA
- a CDS encoding MoaD/ThiS family protein, coding for MAKVEFLGPLGRPSIEVDISNLSELKTFFKDDKELQDWLAICAVALNDTLVCDLNIPLSKDDKISLLPPVCGG
- a CDS encoding iron-sulfur cluster assembly scaffold protein — protein: MAKNSLIGGSIWEEYSQKVQDLMNHPQNMGELTEEDAKNMGGKLIIADFGAESCGDAVRLYWIVDEATEIIKAAKFKSFGCGTAIASSDTMAELCIGKTVSEAVKITNIDVEHAMRDTPDVPAVPPQKMHCSVMAYDVIKAAAASYKGVDAASFEDDIIVCECARVSLGTIKEVIKINDLKTVEEITNYTKAGAFCKSCIKPGGHEAREHYLVDILRDTRAEMEHDHLLAISNSKIEGSNTVDFDDLTIVKKFQAIESIIDENIRPMLVMDGGNLEILDIKEGDGGISDVYIRYLGACSGCASSSTGTLFAIEAVLQEKLSKNIRILPV